One segment of Saprospiraceae bacterium DNA contains the following:
- a CDS encoding T9SS type A sorting domain-containing protein produces the protein MKPIFFSLILCFASLDMLGQFQAFAPMGAQWYYRPHELMPKENTLYTFSVTKDTVLDGILAKELSCAQWVNGQFQDFPNLNKYVYSGSDSVFYYVDNQWELLFNFGAMPGDTIVSKVAYFDIFNGCIGPDSGQVWNFAYRIDSVAIEQIGGWPLRVQYISSICPGSGDGCWRIQKIVERIGVIDAGYWWGQGDFCITGGERGYLRCYADGLVQYKGSIGNSPCDYVSINEIDSYDIKIFPNPTNGILNFSFAPLNSILVFRALDGLGRTLETGRLSVGDISFQLSFESAPSGIFYVEFVLKDQTKRYKIIKI, from the coding sequence ATGAAACCCATCTTTTTTTCTTTGATTCTCTGCTTTGCTTCTCTCGATATGTTGGGACAGTTCCAGGCTTTTGCCCCAATGGGCGCTCAATGGTATTACCGCCCACACGAACTAATGCCCAAGGAAAACACGCTTTACACCTTTAGCGTTACCAAAGATACCGTATTGGATGGCATATTGGCTAAAGAATTGTCATGCGCTCAATGGGTAAATGGTCAATTTCAGGATTTCCCGAATTTGAACAAGTACGTTTATTCCGGCTCGGATTCTGTTTTTTATTATGTTGATAATCAATGGGAACTCTTATTCAATTTTGGTGCAATGCCCGGCGATACGATAGTATCTAAAGTAGCATATTTTGACATTTTTAATGGGTGTATCGGGCCTGATTCCGGTCAGGTATGGAATTTTGCATACCGGATAGATTCGGTAGCCATAGAGCAGATTGGAGGATGGCCGTTACGGGTTCAATACATCAGCAGTATTTGTCCGGGTTCCGGAGATGGTTGTTGGCGAATACAAAAAATCGTAGAACGTATTGGCGTGATTGATGCCGGCTATTGGTGGGGACAAGGTGACTTTTGTATTACAGGCGGCGAGCGCGGCTACCTCAGGTGTTATGCGGATGGCCTTGTTCAATACAAAGGAAGTATCGGAAATTCACCTTGTGATTATGTAAGCATAAATGAAATTGATAGCTACGATATCAAGATTTTCCCAAATCCTACCAATGGAATCTTAAATTTCTCTTTTGCGCCACTTAATTCTATTCTTGTCTTCAGGGCGTTAGACGGTCTCGGTCGCACCCTTGAAACGGGTAGGCTTTCGGTCGGCGACATCTCATTTCAACTGAGTTTTGAATCTGCACCTTCAGGTATATTCTATGTCGAATTTGTCTTAAAAGATCAAACAAAAAGATACAAAATCATAAAAATATAG
- a CDS encoding T9SS type A sorting domain-containing protein, protein MRWILILAALMGAKYHIVGQNFFSDNIDLVGYSDAAWQIAEKDGNYYILTTSYCDLSPYRCVGILKLSGDFSVIWKTMVKETRIDQFTSMAVADSSLYVSGRLLQPADTLEITVLKFDFDGNILAQWYYGNHLDNTSYGIAPTYDGGFIFLYNEFLPMGWLVNKTYMTRCDALGNVLWQKVVGDTTRLFSIHATPDSAYVMGKVWHKKINNNKYQTSGFVLKIDDDGGEVFRLARDTSETMFQGNTFATYTKDGGAVFSRLREAPPGVWEKQVLHRVDKTGNQLWEYDYPAQDFHRIWSIKEMRNGDILAVGFNENHPFIDTTEEYERYWGGWLIRLSPAGEKKWERIIGDLRYPSGEFGDILDVVEASDGSLVAVGTILDTFPNGIPAPYNRDVWLLHLDSMGCVQPGCTGVFQGITDITKVFNLTKEAIDFVVSPNPAEDWISVSLPEGINVNGLALTLTDLTGRIRFETNWPRGQNTYSLNVASLPAGVYLLTLKDQNRIGTKKIFIQN, encoded by the coding sequence ATGAGATGGATACTCATTTTGGCGGCTTTGATGGGAGCAAAATATCACATTGTCGGTCAGAATTTTTTCTCTGACAATATTGATCTTGTTGGATATTCAGATGCCGCATGGCAAATCGCTGAGAAAGACGGAAACTACTATATATTAACGACCTCATATTGTGATTTAAGCCCGTATAGATGCGTTGGTATATTGAAGTTAAGCGGTGATTTTTCTGTTATTTGGAAGACAATGGTCAAGGAAACGCGAATTGATCAATTTACCAGTATGGCAGTAGCAGACTCCTCTTTATATGTAAGCGGCAGGTTGCTTCAACCCGCAGACACACTCGAAATCACAGTGCTAAAATTCGATTTTGATGGCAATATCCTTGCGCAATGGTATTATGGGAATCACTTGGATAATACCAGTTATGGTATTGCGCCTACATACGACGGCGGATTTATTTTTCTATACAACGAATTCCTGCCAATGGGATGGTTAGTAAATAAGACGTATATGACACGTTGCGACGCATTGGGCAATGTTTTGTGGCAAAAAGTAGTCGGTGACACAACAAGACTTTTCTCTATACATGCTACTCCAGACAGCGCCTATGTAATGGGAAAAGTTTGGCACAAAAAAATCAACAATAATAAGTACCAAACGTCAGGATTCGTGCTAAAAATAGATGACGATGGCGGTGAAGTATTCAGATTGGCACGCGACACATCAGAGACCATGTTCCAAGGCAACACCTTTGCTACCTACACCAAGGATGGCGGGGCGGTGTTTTCTCGGCTCAGAGAAGCCCCTCCGGGCGTGTGGGAAAAACAAGTATTGCACAGGGTGGACAAGACGGGTAACCAACTTTGGGAATACGATTACCCGGCGCAGGATTTCCACAGAATTTGGAGCATAAAAGAAATGCGGAATGGTGATATACTGGCGGTTGGTTTCAACGAAAATCACCCGTTTATTGATACTACCGAAGAATATGAAAGATATTGGGGCGGGTGGTTGATTCGCCTTTCGCCAGCAGGTGAGAAAAAATGGGAACGCATCATTGGCGATTTAAGGTATCCGAGCGGTGAGTTTGGAGATATATTGGACGTGGTGGAGGCGAGTGATGGTAGTTTGGTAGCCGTCGGCACCATTCTCGATACTTTCCCCAACGGTATTCCTGCCCCGTATAATCGCGATGTATGGCTGTTGCATTTGGACAGCATGGGGTGCGTTCAACCCGGTTGTACGGGTGTGTTTCAAGGCATAACAGACATCACTAAAGTATTCAATTTGACCAAAGAGGCGATAGACTTTGTTGTGTCGCCCAATCCTGCTGAAGACTGGATATCTGTTTCATTACCTGAAGGCATAAATGTTAATGGTCTGGCACTAACATTAACCGATCTGACAGGGCGCATTAGATTTGAAACAAATTGGCCGAGGGGACAAAACACATACTCTCTAAACGTCGCCTCGCTACCGGCAGGAGTTTATCTGCTGACGTTGAAGGATCAAAATCGTATCGGCACAAAGAAAATTTTTATTCAAAACTAA
- a CDS encoding S8 family serine peptidase produces MTDFGHLYAQNPIPNRVEVRVKDVSFLPGETSFAPSVVQQVYGTYNVSGYVQKYPAAVGLSHPLAEGLTRVYDLLCDCDATQLESALAAFTPDIFENVYLTYEEQLLSPPPYLPNDPLNAPWNFWRHDLINTPEAWDISKGDPGIRIAITDVGFDINHPDLVNKIVYMDANISLAPDPLHGSHGTGVAFTAAGDTDNGFGYSSAGFNSSLMLFPAFNYNKMLEAANLGASIINCSWLICGGYNTNQHNVVKMITDMGVIIVAGAGNGNHCSTGFDSKYYPASYPEVISVTSTAHFGCLETTFNCWGPAWDPPRRHTHNDAVGIAAPGFCVMTATYDDTFDFSVGTSIASPMVCGVIGLMLSVDPCLAPAEVTDIIKGTSQNLFDGTLCNGGNNANFQQNLPGVGLIDAHASVLAVDANGQEFHVNSGQTVVWDNQDIEAKDIYVHSGGTLIIKNGSVVRIQKGKSIIVEREAKLIVDNSTITGRCTKSIAKWRGIFVHGNASLPQPNLSVGNLGAVQSYVFGSDEAGVVFLTNQTRIENARYGISTSAPGYAYDPGQTSRWGGLVLVNNTTFYNVIQGVEFMKYDLPNKSRVVNSRFTKSADYQANVTGITVWENIGLEFLGNTFDNMDFSGIGGIDYSAKITDENKFENCKFGIEIHCTAPKSSSILIKDNYFDGNDTHVYSAGASSDYGLQVIHNEFFTSNKYGVRIEGPSAYSIDKNAFYGNAMSGVVAVNTSDKFSYVRGNFLGQGKEGLTFRGNNQRSQFLSNCFAMDETDVAIEKYGTNLGKVRTQGNSGLPAGNCFTSGIEHIRAVQSQTHSFIYFIPAGGEPPTSTCPGVIVPNINGNNFSLADASVTGFTSCGTFGRDEAEYTFNDLITVRNDKAAIQQALLATPEDTTLLMQLEQKEELEGNIEAFLEHDALQAGDFDLAESIYAGLADRDAKISLYGIKLRRRQFAQARSILSTLATTSIDEQLFAQIQHINLDRWEQTSYTPDETTLSFLYSTAMSSSEVRAYAGSLYYLLKGERAIPDLDFGQGIGDRSEAAEKIEKPLLAQRYAVYPNPASSDMILSMPEEDQRDGVVEIYDIAGKRVFVMPFGAATGSSLILPVEGLSRGFLILTVRRAGLLTFTSKIILQN; encoded by the coding sequence TTGACGGACTTTGGGCATTTATACGCCCAAAATCCGATACCAAACAGAGTAGAGGTTCGAGTAAAAGATGTTTCGTTTTTGCCGGGCGAGACAAGTTTTGCCCCTTCTGTCGTACAACAAGTATATGGCACCTACAACGTAAGCGGGTATGTTCAAAAATACCCAGCAGCGGTTGGCCTAAGTCATCCTTTAGCGGAGGGTTTGACAAGGGTGTATGACTTATTGTGCGATTGTGATGCAACCCAGCTCGAGAGTGCCTTAGCGGCCTTCACCCCGGACATATTTGAGAATGTCTATTTGACCTATGAAGAACAGTTGCTTTCACCCCCTCCGTATCTGCCCAACGATCCGCTAAACGCTCCCTGGAATTTCTGGCGTCACGATCTCATCAATACGCCAGAGGCTTGGGACATCTCAAAGGGCGATCCGGGAATAAGAATTGCCATTACAGATGTCGGCTTTGATATAAACCATCCAGACTTGGTTAATAAAATAGTTTACATGGATGCTAACATTTCATTGGCACCAGACCCATTACATGGCTCACATGGTACAGGTGTCGCTTTTACTGCTGCCGGCGATACGGACAACGGGTTTGGGTATTCATCCGCCGGGTTCAACAGTTCGCTTATGTTATTTCCCGCATTCAATTACAACAAGATGTTGGAAGCGGCTAACCTTGGAGCAAGTATTATTAACTGTAGTTGGCTAATATGTGGTGGCTATAATACGAATCAACATAATGTTGTGAAAATGATTACAGATATGGGTGTGATTATCGTTGCTGGCGCTGGTAACGGCAATCATTGCTCAACAGGATTTGACAGCAAATACTATCCTGCATCATACCCCGAAGTAATTTCGGTCACCAGTACAGCCCATTTTGGTTGTCTTGAAACTACGTTTAATTGTTGGGGGCCAGCTTGGGATCCACCCAGAAGACATACACATAATGATGCTGTTGGCATTGCGGCTCCGGGATTTTGCGTAATGACGGCCACCTATGATGACACTTTTGATTTTTCTGTAGGCACCTCAATAGCATCCCCCATGGTGTGCGGCGTGATTGGCTTGATGTTGTCGGTTGACCCATGCCTGGCACCAGCAGAAGTTACCGACATCATCAAAGGCACTTCGCAGAATCTTTTTGATGGCACACTATGCAATGGGGGTAACAATGCAAATTTCCAACAGAATTTACCTGGGGTTGGATTGATTGATGCGCACGCAAGTGTGCTTGCCGTTGACGCAAACGGACAAGAGTTTCATGTGAATTCAGGTCAGACGGTAGTATGGGATAACCAAGACATAGAAGCAAAAGACATATATGTGCACAGCGGAGGAACTCTAATCATAAAAAATGGCTCGGTCGTGAGGATTCAGAAAGGCAAAAGCATCATAGTTGAACGGGAAGCAAAACTTATTGTTGACAATTCTACTATCACAGGGCGTTGCACAAAATCCATAGCCAAGTGGCGCGGTATCTTTGTTCATGGCAATGCCTCTTTGCCGCAGCCAAACTTAAGCGTAGGAAACCTTGGCGCAGTTCAAAGTTATGTATTTGGGAGCGACGAGGCGGGTGTGGTATTTCTGACCAATCAGACGCGAATCGAAAATGCTCGCTACGGTATTTCGACCTCCGCACCAGGCTATGCTTATGACCCGGGACAGACAAGCCGCTGGGGAGGTCTTGTATTGGTGAACAATACAACATTTTACAACGTCATACAAGGCGTTGAATTTATGAAATATGATCTGCCTAACAAAAGTAGGGTTGTTAATTCAAGGTTCACAAAATCTGCGGATTACCAAGCCAACGTGACGGGTATAACTGTATGGGAAAATATAGGGCTTGAGTTTTTGGGTAATACGTTTGATAATATGGATTTTTCCGGAATTGGGGGGATTGATTACAGCGCAAAAATCACAGATGAGAACAAATTTGAAAACTGTAAGTTTGGCATTGAGATTCATTGCACTGCGCCCAAATCATCTTCTATTTTGATCAAAGACAACTATTTTGATGGAAATGACACCCACGTTTATTCTGCAGGCGCAAGTAGTGACTATGGTTTGCAGGTTATTCACAATGAGTTTTTTACCTCTAACAAGTATGGAGTGCGGATTGAAGGGCCGAGTGCCTACAGTATCGACAAGAACGCTTTCTATGGAAACGCCATGTCGGGAGTCGTTGCCGTAAACACGAGCGACAAATTCAGCTATGTCAGGGGCAATTTTTTGGGACAGGGCAAAGAAGGTCTTACCTTTCGCGGCAACAACCAGCGTTCACAGTTCCTTTCCAACTGTTTTGCAATGGACGAAACAGATGTCGCTATTGAAAAATATGGAACTAATTTAGGCAAGGTAAGGACACAGGGAAACTCTGGACTTCCTGCCGGCAATTGCTTCACATCCGGTATTGAGCATATCCGCGCTGTGCAGAGCCAGACACATTCGTTCATCTATTTTATTCCTGCGGGTGGCGAACCGCCAACCAGCACTTGCCCGGGTGTTATTGTACCCAATATAAACGGAAATAATTTTTCACTTGCAGATGCGTCAGTAACCGGATTTACAAGCTGTGGTACATTTGGAAGAGATGAAGCAGAGTATACCTTCAATGACTTGATTACAGTAAGGAATGATAAAGCCGCGATACAGCAGGCTTTATTGGCCACGCCAGAAGATACGACTCTGTTAATGCAGTTAGAACAAAAAGAGGAACTGGAGGGCAATATAGAGGCATTTTTGGAACACGACGCGCTGCAAGCCGGTGATTTTGACTTGGCCGAAAGCATTTATGCGGGATTGGCTGATCGTGATGCCAAGATTTCCCTGTACGGCATCAAACTGAGGCGGCGACAATTCGCACAGGCTCGTTCGATATTGAGCACTCTTGCCACTACATCTATCGATGAACAATTGTTTGCTCAGATACAGCACATTAACCTGGATCGTTGGGAACAGACCAGTTACACACCGGACGAAACAACGCTAAGTTTCCTTTATAGTACCGCCATGAGCAGTTCTGAAGTACGTGCGTACGCAGGGTCGCTCTATTATCTGCTGAAGGGCGAACGCGCCATCCCAGATTTAGACTTCGGCCAGGGTATTGGCGACCGGTCCGAGGCGGCGGAAAAAATTGAAAAGCCCTTGTTGGCACAGCGATATGCAGTTTATCCAAATCCTGCTTCCTCCGATATGATCCTCTCCATGCCAGAAGAAGATCAGAGAGATGGCGTTGTCGAGATATACGATATTGCTGGTAAAAGAGTGTTTGTCATGCCTTTTGGCGCCGCCACGGGTTCATCCCTCATACTGCCCGTGGAAGGCCTATCGAGAGGCTTTCTGATTTTGACAGTTCGTCGGGCTGGACTCTTGACGTTCACGTCAAAGATAATTTTACAGAATTAA
- a CDS encoding IS1 family transposase: protein MFTYIAVKINQVRVWIVQCCRTRQILSFFIGDGSMDSCKRLWRKLPYEYQKCLSFSDFWTAYQCLPNETHYMVGKETGLTNHVERLNNTLRQRISRFVRKTLSFSKKEYMLNLHFKLFAYHYNLNVIS, encoded by the coding sequence ATGTTCACTTACATCGCCGTGAAAATCAATCAAGTACGGGTCTGGATTGTCCAGTGCTGTAGAACTAGGCAGATACTTTCCTTTTTCATTGGCGATGGCTCGATGGACTCCTGCAAGCGCCTTTGGCGAAAACTACCCTACGAGTACCAAAAATGCTTGAGTTTCAGCGATTTTTGGACGGCGTACCAATGCTTGCCCAACGAAACACACTACATGGTCGGCAAGGAGACCGGTCTGACAAACCATGTTGAAAGGCTGAACAACACCTTGCGCCAGCGTATCAGCCGATTCGTCCGAAAAACCCTCTCCTTCTCCAAAAAGGAGTATATGCTCAATCTGCACTTCAAACTATTCGCATACCACTACAACTTAAATGTCATCAGTTAA
- a CDS encoding IS1 family transposase: MITEVRRCHRCESSNIVKNGKNRSGTQTYKCKDCGCCRVLDSKQPSRNMDPELVERAYQERQSLRGTGRLLNVSHRTVLNWLKKKPGNSPHSKPPLRKDKPTTS, encoded by the coding sequence ATGATAACGGAAGTTCGTCGTTGCCACCGCTGTGAAAGCAGCAACATCGTCAAAAACGGGAAAAACCGCTCCGGCACCCAAACCTACAAGTGCAAAGATTGTGGTTGCTGCCGGGTATTGGACAGCAAGCAACCCAGCAGGAACATGGACCCCGAACTGGTGGAGCGTGCCTACCAAGAGCGGCAAAGCCTTCGAGGCACGGGGCGCTTGTTGAATGTCTCGCATCGGACGGTACTCAATTGGTTAAAAAAAAAGCCCGGCAACTCCCCCCATTCAAAACCACCATTGAGGAAGGACAAGCCGACGACCAGTTAG
- a CDS encoding tetratricopeptide repeat protein, which translates to MKNILILILWLSLSNNAYSQSGNSKCLEEGIKKANLKDFKGAIELFSSCITQEPTNATAYYNRGLAKFEVEDFTGALQDYDNAIKNNNKYVSAYYNRGVLKHQLGLVEKAIEDYDKCIEIDPKNAPEAFINKGLALIQQGNKEGGCIEIAYSIYCHQENLNTTYLILLDHCEGTAGYFFVEGMTEQNLDSAKISFDKAIWKKSDYTSAYFERAKINMKLLNYDAALLDLDHVIETDNKSTSTVNGKYNFFQDNQDYSKIPNLEEAYLLRGIKTTLKVRAMDSLLNIIRSTTNKNSEEVIRARYALADYSNNPPSSKKALEDFTIVTIIKPDFAEAYFHRANCWLWCSTPSFGSKNAF; encoded by the coding sequence ATGAAAAATATACTAATATTAATACTTTGGCTCTCACTTTCAAATAATGCGTATTCCCAAAGTGGGAATTCAAAATGTTTAGAAGAAGGTATCAAAAAGGCTAATCTTAAAGACTTCAAAGGTGCAATTGAATTATTCTCGTCTTGTATTACACAAGAACCGACTAATGCGACTGCATATTATAATAGAGGACTTGCGAAGTTTGAAGTAGAGGATTTTACAGGAGCGTTGCAGGATTACGACAATGCAATAAAAAACAATAATAAATATGTAAGTGCCTACTATAACAGAGGTGTTTTAAAGCATCAGTTAGGGCTTGTAGAAAAAGCAATCGAAGACTACGATAAGTGTATTGAAATTGACCCCAAAAATGCACCCGAAGCATTCATTAATAAAGGATTAGCATTAATTCAGCAAGGAAATAAAGAAGGAGGGTGCATAGAAATCGCGTATTCTATTTATTGCCACCAAGAAAATTTAAACACCACTTATTTAATCCTTCTCGACCATTGTGAAGGAACTGCAGGTTATTTTTTTGTCGAAGGCATGACTGAACAGAATTTAGACTCGGCAAAAATTAGTTTTGATAAGGCGATTTGGAAAAAGTCAGATTACACCTCCGCATATTTTGAAAGAGCAAAAATTAACATGAAACTATTAAACTACGATGCCGCATTATTAGACCTTGACCATGTCATTGAAACAGACAATAAATCAACTTCAACAGTTAACGGCAAATATAATTTTTTTCAAGACAACCAAGATTATTCAAAAATTCCCAATTTGGAAGAAGCGTATTTATTAAGAGGAATAAAGACAACATTGAAGGTGAGAGCAATGGACAGTCTATTAAATATTATAAGAAGTACGACAAATAAAAATAGTGAAGAGGTAATTCGAGCAAGGTATGCTTTGGCTGATTATTCCAACAATCCACCAAGTTCAAAAAAGGCACTTGAAGATTTCACGATTGTGACAATAATAAAACCCGATTTTGCAGAAGCCTATTTTCACAGAGCAAATTGCTGGTTATGGTGTAGCACTCCAAGTTTTGGAAGCAAGAATGCATTTTAG
- a CDS encoding IS1 family transposase, which yields MITEVRRCHRCESSNIVKNGKNRSGTQTYKCKDCGCCRVLDSKQPSRNMDPELVERAYQERQSLRGTGRLLNVSHRTVLNWLKKKARQLPPFKTTIEEGQADDQLEADEMFTYIAVKINQVRVWIVQCCRTRQILSFFIGDGSMDSCKRLWRKLPYEYQKCLSFSDFWTAYQCLPNETHYMVGKETGLTNHVERLNNTLRQRISRFVRKTLSFSKKEYMLNLHFKLFAYHYNLNVIS from the coding sequence ATGATAACGGAAGTTCGTCGTTGCCACCGCTGTGAAAGCAGCAACATCGTCAAAAACGGGAAAAACCGCTCCGGCACCCAAACCTACAAGTGCAAAGATTGTGGTTGCTGCCGGGTATTGGACAGCAAGCAACCCAGCAGGAACATGGACCCCGAACTGGTGGAGCGTGCCTACCAAGAGCGGCAAAGCCTTCGAGGCACGGGGCGCTTGTTGAATGTCTCGCATCGGACGGTACTCAATTGGTTAAAAAAAAAAGCCCGGCAACTCCCCCCATTCAAAACCACCATTGAGGAAGGACAAGCCGACGACCAGTTAGAGGCGGACGAAATGTTCACTTACATCGCCGTGAAAATCAATCAAGTACGGGTCTGGATTGTCCAGTGCTGTAGAACTAGGCAGATACTTTCCTTTTTCATTGGCGATGGCTCGATGGACTCCTGCAAGCGCCTTTGGCGAAAACTACCCTACGAGTACCAAAAATGCTTGAGTTTCAGCGATTTTTGGACGGCGTACCAATGCTTGCCCAACGAAACACACTACATGGTCGGCAAGGAGACCGGTCTGACAAACCATGTTGAAAGGCTGAACAACACCTTGCGCCAGCGTATCAGCCGATTCGTCCGAAAAACCCTCTCCTTCTCCAAAAAGGAGTATATGCTCAATCTGCACTTCAAACTATTCGCATACCACTACAACTTAAATGTCATCAGTTAA
- a CDS encoding HNH endonuclease has translation MKERVSTYIERGAISNKIKRITGYKCLVCEQLGEPAHGFKKSNGEFYVESHHVEPVSKQGKGSLSAANIITVCANHHRQMHYGNVEVIESEGDFFKFKIDGNELTINKIKI, from the coding sequence ATAAAAGAAAGAGTTTCGACCTACATTGAACGAGGGGCAATATCAAATAAGATAAAAAGAATAACAGGATACAAGTGTTTAGTTTGTGAACAACTTGGCGAACCAGCACACGGCTTTAAAAAGAGCAATGGAGAATTTTACGTCGAAAGCCATCATGTTGAACCTGTCTCGAAACAAGGAAAAGGGTCGTTGAGCGCAGCAAATATTATCACAGTTTGCGCCAACCATCATCGCCAAATGCACTACGGAAACGTTGAGGTTATCGAGAGCGAAGGAGATTTTTTCAAGTTCAAAATTGACGGCAATGAATTGACAATCAATAAAATAAAAATATAA
- a CDS encoding trypsin-like peptidase domain-containing protein, with protein MNGNSITDFIPLHSEKYVEPKLLPEVDIAAVLAEDLANGVEIPRFGIKIPTSVSKNEGEAENNGGFIIWKKSFTAPDAKSLNFEFTDLELPEGAKIYVYNSTETMYSGPIERKHVHEGKYSTDVIRGNEVIVEAIVPKEAYPSFAVNISNVIYGFQDIGEFQEKTVQDRAYDDSQLCNVDVNCPAGAGWGNQRDAVALIFVNNSAWCSGALINNSCLDFDPFFLTAFHCLSGASGFLNWTFRFNYNSPNPVAPTCRGLEPTTWITYSGANLRASWNTTDFALLELSGSITSQSTIALAGWNRNASIPTQAMTAIHHPRGDVKKISIDNDPLDTSDPNFWIVNQWSTGLVEPGSSGSPLFDASQLIIGQLHGGDNNIGCLNGGGLIDNNDYGRFSVSWTGGGTTPTRLSDWLGANGNPQTLNAIRSPFINGTGPICTSNKTFSLTNLDPGRIVTWAVLPTNLFATGSGAATSGSGTTATLRAASSNSSGSATLSFTIDPLSNCNGAIVVSIPIWVGTPIATLEGDDYLCFNSPGVASLDYGLGTTPLLQGTSVSWSFTGPLGHLYGGPAIAKYKSARTAGYGYITATLTNSCGVTQLSFPYEVANCGGIGKGVSIQPIPNPSRGTITISVTEEPDDDNNRKVVQVVDGKFKIYNKFGRVALEGSLFSNHQEIDTSLLSPDIYILETIIEGTKASTKLMIIK; from the coding sequence TTGAATGGCAACTCAATTACCGATTTCATACCACTTCATAGTGAGAAGTACGTTGAACCCAAACTCTTGCCAGAGGTAGACATTGCCGCTGTTCTGGCGGAAGACTTGGCAAATGGAGTTGAAATTCCACGGTTTGGCATAAAAATACCTACTTCAGTTTCAAAAAATGAAGGCGAAGCAGAGAACAACGGAGGTTTTATTATCTGGAAAAAATCGTTTACCGCTCCTGATGCAAAATCTTTAAATTTTGAGTTTACAGATTTAGAACTACCGGAGGGAGCTAAAATTTATGTTTACAATAGTACAGAAACAATGTATTCCGGCCCCATTGAGCGAAAACATGTGCATGAGGGAAAATATTCCACCGATGTAATAAGGGGCAATGAAGTAATAGTTGAGGCAATCGTACCGAAAGAAGCATATCCGTCATTTGCAGTCAATATTTCGAATGTGATTTACGGTTTTCAAGATATTGGCGAGTTTCAAGAAAAAACAGTACAGGACAGGGCATATGATGACTCGCAATTATGCAATGTTGACGTTAATTGCCCGGCTGGGGCAGGGTGGGGAAATCAACGCGATGCAGTTGCATTAATATTTGTAAACAATAGCGCATGGTGCTCGGGAGCATTGATTAATAATTCATGCCTTGATTTTGATCCCTTTTTTTTAACAGCTTTTCATTGCCTGAGTGGGGCAAGTGGATTTTTAAACTGGACCTTCAGATTTAATTATAATAGCCCAAACCCTGTGGCTCCGACATGCCGGGGCTTGGAGCCAACAACATGGATTACGTATTCTGGCGCAAACTTGAGGGCATCATGGAATACTACGGATTTTGCGCTCCTTGAACTCTCCGGTTCAATAACGAGTCAATCCACGATCGCTTTGGCTGGATGGAATAGAAATGCATCAATCCCAACTCAAGCCATGACTGCAATCCATCATCCAAGGGGTGATGTTAAAAAGATTTCTATAGATAATGACCCATTAGATACAAGTGACCCTAATTTTTGGATAGTTAACCAGTGGAGTACAGGTTTAGTTGAACCGGGATCATCAGGTTCTCCATTATTTGATGCTTCGCAACTAATTATCGGTCAATTACATGGTGGTGATAATAATATTGGCTGCTTGAACGGAGGCGGACTTATCGATAATAATGATTATGGGAGGTTTAGTGTTTCTTGGACTGGCGGAGGAACAACACCAACGCGCCTTAGTGATTGGCTTGGAGCAAATGGGAATCCGCAGACTCTAAATGCTATTAGATCCCCATTTATCAATGGGACAGGTCCGATATGCACTTCTAATAAAACATTCTCTCTTACCAACCTTGATCCAGGCAGAATCGTTACTTGGGCGGTATTGCCTACTAATTTATTTGCAACCGGATCAGGTGCAGCCACATCAGGTTCAGGTACTACAGCAACTCTTCGAGCGGCATCAAGTAATAGTTCCGGTTCTGCAACACTTTCGTTTACAATTGATCCCCTCTCTAATTGTAATGGTGCAATAGTCGTATCAATCCCGATATGGGTCGGTACACCTATCGCCACTCTTGAGGGAGATGATTATCTCTGTTTTAACTCCCCAGGAGTTGCGTCCCTTGATTATGGGTTGGGTACTACACCACTATTACAAGGAACCTCTGTTTCCTGGTCCTTCACCGGCCCACTTGGCCACCTATATGGAGGCCCTGCCATTGCAAAATATAAATCGGCAAGAACTGCCGGGTATGGATACATAACTGCGACATTGACCAACTCCTGTGGAGTAACGCAACTTAGTTTCCCATACGAAGTTGCAAACTGTGGGGGCATTGGAAAAGGTGTTTCAATTCAACCCATTCCTAATCCCTCAAGAGGAACGATAACTATATCTGTTACAGAAGAACCAGACGACGATAACAATCGCAAAGTTGTTCAAGTTGTTGATGGCAAATTTAAGATATACAATAAATTTGGCCGTGTTGCTCTCGAAGGAAGTTTATTTTCAAATCACCAGGAAATAGACACTTCCTTGCTAAGCCCAGATATATATATTTTAGAAACTATAATAGAAGGAACCAAGGCAAGTACTAAATTGATGATAATAAAATAA